In one window of Mytilus trossulus isolate FHL-02 chromosome 7, PNRI_Mtr1.1.1.hap1, whole genome shotgun sequence DNA:
- the LOC134725903 gene encoding protein transport protein Sec24A-like isoform X1 produces MSNPSRSSGFQNSKFEPMNKSIPPSVPGPFHGKPQSPSQTPFPQSALNGSSYPTSNATMQSGIGGPPNQVRPNVQGLMGNGPPNQVRPNVQGPMGNGPPNQVRPNVQGPMGNGPFPSQHQAARPGFPPTSVPQYNTQQIRPVQGQSGGPPPNTGINRPQMGAPMYGPPSSQTGQMPPTSNIQQIRPGMRPPMTNIQQQPGFPGGMPNRPPLVNGPQQPGVGPPMRMGQPSVSTAPSYSGSQPPPGPPRMGTLPVGTGPPPTISQNNQPGTPQQSDGLPVPYHGQGQYSHQVGMQLTPGLTPNNSEPTSRRSSRTPSPMNNSQTMDALEGQFTPAPLGDQAKPMTPPLSQEIQGRGTPPKQTPYSQPGPPPNVNSPVYGPPPTGMPQRPGPPSGSSQNYSMGTGPPSGPTNFKPGPPTGPPNYNVQSQGSQPGPTQNMYQPSGPPSGPQNFGMPPTSGQYGQTPPPPTGYQPTPSGPNTMPSRPGYPPSSQGVPPQQQMYGQPGPQQQGDGYGTGQYNNMPNVGGMSLTDDSRVVNLLQEKQLIPADGIENPKIKLHNDFKKVNCSPDILRCTLTSIPQTSSLLNKSRLPLGILIHPFKDLSQLPVIQSNVIVRCRSCRTYINPFVYFVDQRRWKCNLCYRVNELPEEFNFDPVTKTYGEPQRRPEIKSATIEFIAPSEYMLRPPQPAVYLYLLDVSFNAIETGYLNTFCQTLLDELDKIPSDSRTQIGFLCYDCALYFFNLEENLSQPQMLIVSDVDDVFLPCPDNLLVNLQESKEMVSDLLNQLPTLFESNRETGSALGAALQAAYKLIHPTGGRITVVQTVLPTIGPGGLENREDPNQRTTKNVTNLGPSTDFYKKLALDCSAQQVAVDLFMLNGQYADISSISCISKYSGGCIHYFPSFHCVKNPSLTEKFETDLRRYLTRKIGFEAVMRIRCTKGLSIHTFHGNFFVRSTDLLSLPNINPDAGFGMQMSIEDALTENSVVCFQAALLYTSSKGERRIRVHTMCLPVTNQLSEIYAGADQQAIIGLLAKMGADRSVTATLPDAREAMLNASVDSLSAFGSTLPSSQRIGSLPICYSLRLLPMLISAMCKFTAFRFGTTTKLDDRVFAMQQCKSLPIQYLIQSIYPHLYPIHKLGETTVMTKNNTEVPHTTRLHLSSANIDRQGVYVLDAYDRMYFYVGSAVGDQFCQDVLDVPNFMSIPEGMIDLPELENPTSENVRAFVNYLLDNRPNGSTFYVVREDSKIRMEFFQYMVEDRTESSMSYYEFLQHLQKQVKS; encoded by the exons GATTTCAGAATAGCAAATTTGAACCCATGAACAAATCTATACCTCCAAGTGTGCCAGGTCCTTTCCATGGAAAACCACAATCTCCAAGCCAAACACCATTTCCACAGTCAGCATTGAATGGTTCATCATATCCAACATCAAATGCTACAATGCAATCAGGAATTGGAGGACCACCAAATCAAGTAAGACCTAATGTACAGGGTCTGATGGGCAATGGACCACCAAATCAAGTAAGACCTAATGTTCAGGGTCCGATGGGCAATGGACCACCAAATCAAGTAAGACCTAATGTACAGGGTCCGATGGGGAATGGACCATTTCCATCACAGCATCAAGCTGCAAGACCTGGTTTTCCTCCTACATCTGTTCCTCAATATAATACACAACAAATAAGACCTGTTCAAGGACAATCTGGTGGACCACCACCTAACACTGGAATAAACAGGCCTCAGATGGGAGCACCAATGTATGGTCCACCATCTAGTCAGACAGGACAAATGCCACCTACGTCAAATATTCAACAAATCAGACCTGGTATGCGACCTCCAATGACAAACATACAGCAACAACCTGGTTTCCCAGGTGGAATGCCAAATCGACCACCATTAGTAAATGGCCCACAGCAACCAGGAGTTGGTCCACCTATGAGGATGGGTCAACCATCAGTGAGTACTGCCCCTTCATATTCAGGAAGTCAGCCACCTCCTGGACCTCCACGAATGGGTACCCTACCAGTTGGCACAGGACCACCTCCTACTATTTCTCAAAATAACCAGCCAGGAACACCACAGCAATCAG ATGGTCTGCCTGTGCCATACCATGGACAGGGACAGTATTCCCACCAAGTGGGCATGCAGCTTACACCAGGACTAACACCTAACAATTCAG aACCCACATCTCGGAGATCTTCCAGGACTCCATCACCAATGAACAATAGTCAAACAATGGATGCATTAGAAGGGCAATTCACACCTg CACCACTAGGTGATCAAGCCAAGCCAATGACACCACCTCTATCACAGGAAATTCAAGGTCGTGGAACACCACCTAAACAAACTCCTTATTCACAG ccTGGTCCACCACCAAATGTGAATAGTCCAGTTTATGGGCCTCCACCAACAGGCATGCCTCAAAGGCCTGGTCCACCAAGTGGATCATCTCAGAATTATAGTATGGGAACAGGGCCCCCATCAGGACCAACAAACTTTAAACCTGGTCCACCAACTGGACCTCCAAATTACAATGTTCAATCACAAGGCTCTCAACCAGGGCCAACACAAAATATGTATCAGCCTTCTGGTCCACCAAGTGGACCTCAGAATTTTGGAATGCCACCAACAAGTGGACAATATGGTCAAACACCTCCACCACCAACTGGATACCAGCCAACACCTAGTGGTCCAAACACAATGCCATCAAGACCAGGATACCCTCCATCTAGTCAAGGAGTGCCACCCCAACAACAAATGTATGGCCAACCAGGGCCACAACAGCAAGGTGATGGCTATGGTACAGGACAATACAATAATATGCCTAATGTAGGAGGAATGTCTTTGACA gaTGATTCACGAGTTGTTAATTTATTACAAGAAAAACAGTTGATACCAGCTGATGGCATTGAGAACCCAAAGATAAAACTGCATAATGACTTCAAAAAGGTCAACTGTAGTCCTGA cATCCTCAGGTGTACATTGACTTCAATTCCTCAAACATCATCACTTTTAAACAAATCTAGGTTACCTTTGGGCATTCTTATACATCCTTttaaagacttatca CAACTTCCTGTTATACAATCTAATGTGATAGTGCGCTGTCGATCGTGTAGGACATATATCAATCCGTTTGTTTACTTTGTGGATCAGCGACGATGGAAGTGTAATCTATGTTACAGAGTTAATGAAT TGCCTGAAGAGTTTAATTTTGACCCTGTGACTAAGACATATGGAGAACCACAACGAAGACCTGAGATAAAGTCTGCCACTATTGAATTCATTGCTCCTTCAGAGTATATG TTGCGTCCACCACAACCAGCAGTGTACCTGTATTTACTAGATGTGTCTTTCAATGCAATAGAAACTG gttatttgaatactttttgtCAGACATTATTAGATGAATTAGATAAGATTCCCAGTGATTCTAGGACTCAGATTGGTTTTCTGTGTTATGATTGTGCATTATATTTCTTTAACTTGGAAGAGAACTTATCACAACCTCAGATGTTGATTGTTTCTGATGTAGATG ATGTTTTTCTTCCTTGTCCTGATAACTTACTAGTCAATTTACAAGAGAGTAAAGAAATGGTTTCAGATTTATTAAATCAACTGCCAACTCTGTTTGAAAGCAACAGAGAAACAGGGAGTGCATTAGGTGCTGCACTTCAGGCTGCATATAAATTAATT CATCCAACAGGTGGTAGAATAACAGTTGTACAGACAGTATTACCTACCATAGGACCTGGTGGACTGGAGAATAGAGAAGATCCTAACCAGAGAACAACTAAG AATGTAACAAATTTAGGACCCTCTACAGACTTTTATAAGAAATTGGCATTAGATTGTTCAGCACAGCAAGTAGCCGTTGATCTGTTTATGTTGAATGGTCAATATGCAGATATCAGTTCAATAT CCTGTATATCAAAGTATTCTGGTGGTTGTATACACTATTTCCCCTCATTCCATTGTGTGAAGAATCCCTCATTAACAGAGAAGTTTGAGACAGATTTAAGACGATATCTCACAAGGAAGATTGGTTTTGAGGCCGTTATGAGAATAAGATGCACTAAAG GTTTAAGTATCCATACTTTCCATGGGAACTTTTTTGTACGATCGACAGATTTACTGTCATTACCTAACATCAATCCTGATGCAGGGTTTGGTATGCAGATGTCTATAGAAGATGCATTGACAGAAAATAGTGTTGTATGCTTCCAGGCAGCTTTATTGTATACATCTAGTAAAG GAGAAAGACGAATACGTGTACATACCATGTGCCTTCCAGTTACAAATCAATTAAGTGAGATTTATGCTGGGGCTGATCAACAAGCAATTATTGGATTACTGGCAAAAATGG gtGCAGACAGAAGTGTAACAGCTACATTACCTGATGCCAGAGAAGCCATGTTAAATGCTTCTGTAGATTCATTATCAGCCTTTGGTAGTACATTACCTTCTTCACAGAGAATAGGCAGTTTACCCATATGTTACTCACTAAGATTATTACCAATGCTGATCTCAGCTATGTGTAAATTT ACTGCCTTCAGATTTGGTACGACTACCAAACTAGATGACAGGGTATTTGCCATGCAGCAGTGTAAAAGTTTACCTATACAGTATCTTATACAGAGTATATACCCTCACTTATATCCTATACACAAATTAGGTGAAACA ACAGTAATGACAAAGAATAATACAGAGGTTCCACATACCACAAGGCTTCATCTGTCCTCAGCCAATATTGACCGTCAAGGAGTGTATGTGTTAGATGCATATGATCGCATGTACTTTTATGTAGGAAGTGCTGTTGGTGACCAGTTCTGTCAAGACGTATTAGATGTTCCTAATTTTATGTCAATACCTGAAGGAATG aTTGATTTACCAGAATTAGAAAACCCGACATCAGAAAATGTTAGAgcatttgtaaattatttattggaTAATCGACCTAATGGATCAACGTTTTATGTTGTCAG agaGGACAGTAAAATACGCATggaattttttcaatatatggTGGAAGACCGGACTGAATCATCAATGTCTTATTATGAATTTTTACAGCATTTGCAAAAACAAGTCAAAAGCTGA
- the LOC134725903 gene encoding protein transport protein Sec24A-like isoform X2, translated as MSNPSRSSGFQNSKFEPMNKSIPPSVPGPFHGKPQSPSQTPFPQSALNGSSYPTSNATMQSGIGGPPNQVRPNVQGLMGNGPPNQVRPNVQGPMGNGPPNQVRPNVQGPMGNGPFPSQHQAARPGFPPTSVPQYNTQQIRPVQGQSGGPPPNTGINRPQMGAPMYGPPSSQTGQMPPTSNIQQIRPGMRPPMTNIQQQPGFPGGMPNRPPLVNGPQQPGVGPPMRMGQPSVSTAPSYSGSQPPPGPPRMGTLPVGTGPPPTISQNNQPGTPQQSEPTSRRSSRTPSPMNNSQTMDALEGQFTPAPLGDQAKPMTPPLSQEIQGRGTPPKQTPYSQPGPPPNVNSPVYGPPPTGMPQRPGPPSGSSQNYSMGTGPPSGPTNFKPGPPTGPPNYNVQSQGSQPGPTQNMYQPSGPPSGPQNFGMPPTSGQYGQTPPPPTGYQPTPSGPNTMPSRPGYPPSSQGVPPQQQMYGQPGPQQQGDGYGTGQYNNMPNVGGMSLTDDSRVVNLLQEKQLIPADGIENPKIKLHNDFKKVNCSPDILRCTLTSIPQTSSLLNKSRLPLGILIHPFKDLSQLPVIQSNVIVRCRSCRTYINPFVYFVDQRRWKCNLCYRVNELPEEFNFDPVTKTYGEPQRRPEIKSATIEFIAPSEYMLRPPQPAVYLYLLDVSFNAIETGYLNTFCQTLLDELDKIPSDSRTQIGFLCYDCALYFFNLEENLSQPQMLIVSDVDDVFLPCPDNLLVNLQESKEMVSDLLNQLPTLFESNRETGSALGAALQAAYKLIHPTGGRITVVQTVLPTIGPGGLENREDPNQRTTKNVTNLGPSTDFYKKLALDCSAQQVAVDLFMLNGQYADISSISCISKYSGGCIHYFPSFHCVKNPSLTEKFETDLRRYLTRKIGFEAVMRIRCTKGLSIHTFHGNFFVRSTDLLSLPNINPDAGFGMQMSIEDALTENSVVCFQAALLYTSSKGERRIRVHTMCLPVTNQLSEIYAGADQQAIIGLLAKMGADRSVTATLPDAREAMLNASVDSLSAFGSTLPSSQRIGSLPICYSLRLLPMLISAMCKFTAFRFGTTTKLDDRVFAMQQCKSLPIQYLIQSIYPHLYPIHKLGETTVMTKNNTEVPHTTRLHLSSANIDRQGVYVLDAYDRMYFYVGSAVGDQFCQDVLDVPNFMSIPEGMIDLPELENPTSENVRAFVNYLLDNRPNGSTFYVVREDSKIRMEFFQYMVEDRTESSMSYYEFLQHLQKQVKS; from the exons GATTTCAGAATAGCAAATTTGAACCCATGAACAAATCTATACCTCCAAGTGTGCCAGGTCCTTTCCATGGAAAACCACAATCTCCAAGCCAAACACCATTTCCACAGTCAGCATTGAATGGTTCATCATATCCAACATCAAATGCTACAATGCAATCAGGAATTGGAGGACCACCAAATCAAGTAAGACCTAATGTACAGGGTCTGATGGGCAATGGACCACCAAATCAAGTAAGACCTAATGTTCAGGGTCCGATGGGCAATGGACCACCAAATCAAGTAAGACCTAATGTACAGGGTCCGATGGGGAATGGACCATTTCCATCACAGCATCAAGCTGCAAGACCTGGTTTTCCTCCTACATCTGTTCCTCAATATAATACACAACAAATAAGACCTGTTCAAGGACAATCTGGTGGACCACCACCTAACACTGGAATAAACAGGCCTCAGATGGGAGCACCAATGTATGGTCCACCATCTAGTCAGACAGGACAAATGCCACCTACGTCAAATATTCAACAAATCAGACCTGGTATGCGACCTCCAATGACAAACATACAGCAACAACCTGGTTTCCCAGGTGGAATGCCAAATCGACCACCATTAGTAAATGGCCCACAGCAACCAGGAGTTGGTCCACCTATGAGGATGGGTCAACCATCAGTGAGTACTGCCCCTTCATATTCAGGAAGTCAGCCACCTCCTGGACCTCCACGAATGGGTACCCTACCAGTTGGCACAGGACCACCTCCTACTATTTCTCAAAATAACCAGCCAGGAACACCACAGCAATCAG aACCCACATCTCGGAGATCTTCCAGGACTCCATCACCAATGAACAATAGTCAAACAATGGATGCATTAGAAGGGCAATTCACACCTg CACCACTAGGTGATCAAGCCAAGCCAATGACACCACCTCTATCACAGGAAATTCAAGGTCGTGGAACACCACCTAAACAAACTCCTTATTCACAG ccTGGTCCACCACCAAATGTGAATAGTCCAGTTTATGGGCCTCCACCAACAGGCATGCCTCAAAGGCCTGGTCCACCAAGTGGATCATCTCAGAATTATAGTATGGGAACAGGGCCCCCATCAGGACCAACAAACTTTAAACCTGGTCCACCAACTGGACCTCCAAATTACAATGTTCAATCACAAGGCTCTCAACCAGGGCCAACACAAAATATGTATCAGCCTTCTGGTCCACCAAGTGGACCTCAGAATTTTGGAATGCCACCAACAAGTGGACAATATGGTCAAACACCTCCACCACCAACTGGATACCAGCCAACACCTAGTGGTCCAAACACAATGCCATCAAGACCAGGATACCCTCCATCTAGTCAAGGAGTGCCACCCCAACAACAAATGTATGGCCAACCAGGGCCACAACAGCAAGGTGATGGCTATGGTACAGGACAATACAATAATATGCCTAATGTAGGAGGAATGTCTTTGACA gaTGATTCACGAGTTGTTAATTTATTACAAGAAAAACAGTTGATACCAGCTGATGGCATTGAGAACCCAAAGATAAAACTGCATAATGACTTCAAAAAGGTCAACTGTAGTCCTGA cATCCTCAGGTGTACATTGACTTCAATTCCTCAAACATCATCACTTTTAAACAAATCTAGGTTACCTTTGGGCATTCTTATACATCCTTttaaagacttatca CAACTTCCTGTTATACAATCTAATGTGATAGTGCGCTGTCGATCGTGTAGGACATATATCAATCCGTTTGTTTACTTTGTGGATCAGCGACGATGGAAGTGTAATCTATGTTACAGAGTTAATGAAT TGCCTGAAGAGTTTAATTTTGACCCTGTGACTAAGACATATGGAGAACCACAACGAAGACCTGAGATAAAGTCTGCCACTATTGAATTCATTGCTCCTTCAGAGTATATG TTGCGTCCACCACAACCAGCAGTGTACCTGTATTTACTAGATGTGTCTTTCAATGCAATAGAAACTG gttatttgaatactttttgtCAGACATTATTAGATGAATTAGATAAGATTCCCAGTGATTCTAGGACTCAGATTGGTTTTCTGTGTTATGATTGTGCATTATATTTCTTTAACTTGGAAGAGAACTTATCACAACCTCAGATGTTGATTGTTTCTGATGTAGATG ATGTTTTTCTTCCTTGTCCTGATAACTTACTAGTCAATTTACAAGAGAGTAAAGAAATGGTTTCAGATTTATTAAATCAACTGCCAACTCTGTTTGAAAGCAACAGAGAAACAGGGAGTGCATTAGGTGCTGCACTTCAGGCTGCATATAAATTAATT CATCCAACAGGTGGTAGAATAACAGTTGTACAGACAGTATTACCTACCATAGGACCTGGTGGACTGGAGAATAGAGAAGATCCTAACCAGAGAACAACTAAG AATGTAACAAATTTAGGACCCTCTACAGACTTTTATAAGAAATTGGCATTAGATTGTTCAGCACAGCAAGTAGCCGTTGATCTGTTTATGTTGAATGGTCAATATGCAGATATCAGTTCAATAT CCTGTATATCAAAGTATTCTGGTGGTTGTATACACTATTTCCCCTCATTCCATTGTGTGAAGAATCCCTCATTAACAGAGAAGTTTGAGACAGATTTAAGACGATATCTCACAAGGAAGATTGGTTTTGAGGCCGTTATGAGAATAAGATGCACTAAAG GTTTAAGTATCCATACTTTCCATGGGAACTTTTTTGTACGATCGACAGATTTACTGTCATTACCTAACATCAATCCTGATGCAGGGTTTGGTATGCAGATGTCTATAGAAGATGCATTGACAGAAAATAGTGTTGTATGCTTCCAGGCAGCTTTATTGTATACATCTAGTAAAG GAGAAAGACGAATACGTGTACATACCATGTGCCTTCCAGTTACAAATCAATTAAGTGAGATTTATGCTGGGGCTGATCAACAAGCAATTATTGGATTACTGGCAAAAATGG gtGCAGACAGAAGTGTAACAGCTACATTACCTGATGCCAGAGAAGCCATGTTAAATGCTTCTGTAGATTCATTATCAGCCTTTGGTAGTACATTACCTTCTTCACAGAGAATAGGCAGTTTACCCATATGTTACTCACTAAGATTATTACCAATGCTGATCTCAGCTATGTGTAAATTT ACTGCCTTCAGATTTGGTACGACTACCAAACTAGATGACAGGGTATTTGCCATGCAGCAGTGTAAAAGTTTACCTATACAGTATCTTATACAGAGTATATACCCTCACTTATATCCTATACACAAATTAGGTGAAACA ACAGTAATGACAAAGAATAATACAGAGGTTCCACATACCACAAGGCTTCATCTGTCCTCAGCCAATATTGACCGTCAAGGAGTGTATGTGTTAGATGCATATGATCGCATGTACTTTTATGTAGGAAGTGCTGTTGGTGACCAGTTCTGTCAAGACGTATTAGATGTTCCTAATTTTATGTCAATACCTGAAGGAATG aTTGATTTACCAGAATTAGAAAACCCGACATCAGAAAATGTTAGAgcatttgtaaattatttattggaTAATCGACCTAATGGATCAACGTTTTATGTTGTCAG agaGGACAGTAAAATACGCATggaattttttcaatatatggTGGAAGACCGGACTGAATCATCAATGTCTTATTATGAATTTTTACAGCATTTGCAAAAACAAGTCAAAAGCTGA